From the Cucumis sativus cultivar 9930 chromosome 5, Cucumber_9930_V3, whole genome shotgun sequence genome, the window atcatatccACAGATTCGTTTGGATTTAATACGCGagtgttttttttcaaagatttaCCATATATGAAGTGAAAACCTCTACAACGTCGTTAAACAAATGCCTCCAAAAGGGTGGTGTAGACTGCAACTATAGTCAAGTAATAGTATACCAGAAGTAAGTTCaacttattaattataatacaaCACTTAGGATCATCACCGAACCCAAAAGCTTATACTGATGGGATACGgtaaacttatttttgtattGGTACTAGAAAGAGGTAAAATGTGTAAAAAAATGGAGAACAGGAAAACCTGGAGGGTATAAATTCTGCCTTAAGACAGAAGGTATATTTGTGTATAACATTTGTATTGAAAGCACTTGGGCTAGCAAGAGACAGCTATAAGATTGTAAATAATTCTCGAATGCAATCTAAGGATTGGATTCATAACTTTTAAAGCATAGAATGCATTGCATCGTCCCACATTAAATGATCAATCATAACAAGTGAAGCTTAAAATTCAGCATGTATCACTTATTGGCATCATTCAAGGACTTCAGAATGCTGCTCGGTCTAAGTAGATCAAGTTATTTCGTCCAGACAGTTATTCCTTGCACACTTTGTCTTCAGAAACGTGGTCATTGCAGCCACTTTCTAATGTGGATTGCTGATCCTCAGCAGCGGGGTCAATATTGCCATCAGTCCCTGTCAAGTCAGGAAAATGAGGCTAAATGTTTATCATTTCCTGTTATAAATCAAAAGCATTGGCACGAAAAAATGAGAATCTGTGGCTCATACCTTCACTATCATCGGCAGGAGCATAAGCCGAGCGTCTTGAACGGACTTGCTGATGTGGGGTTGGCTGATTATGACAAAATGGTAATCAAAGCATCAGAAAGTACAAAGAGCATAATCGCGtcaaaacacacacatatgattctttttttctttttactcaTAAAATGCAACggcaaaataaagaaaagaccGTGCTCGGAGAGAGGGAGTTAACAAGTCCCAAAAGACAATATGGAGTAAACCACAACAATCCTAAACAAAGACGTAATAAGCTGTAGGAAATAACTTCtaacctaattaaattttcgACCGGATGATCTTTCAGATCacagagaggaaagataaagtTTGAAAGACAAAATCCAGCTACAGTAATTAGTGGAATTATATTAGTCATTATCTTGACAAAGTTTATAAGTTGTTTTCGGGAAGATGAATATAACttcacattaaaaaatttggcTAAGATTTAGCGAGTGGGTGGATACCCCTGTTGGTTAACAGCTACTAAACCAAAAGTTAACcgatttatatatttaaaaagtatgtctAGTATAATGAGCAGACAAAGATACCCCACTATTATTAAACATCACGCACCTGCAACTTTGGCCTGAGTGCTTCAAGTGGTCCTTTAGGTTTTTGAGCTCCTCCTTGCTGTTACAGAAGTCACAGGAGTAGTTAGGCAAGACAGTCGTATCAAACTTTGGGACAtacaataaacataaaaaatgtgTAGTCCTGATATTCATATTTTAGTATCTAATGAGCGGTATAAAGTCGTAGGAAAATATAAACGAGTACCTTCCCTAGTGCCCAATCAGCAGAATCGAAAAAGGCACGTTCATGGTCCTAGACAAAAGTAACATTTGCAATTGTCATAAGAGAGGATTTGAATGAAACTAACATCCCAAAAGATAACAACAAATAGTTACTTTTGAAATCAAAGGAGGCTTCTTTGGCACTATTCCTCCGTACTTCTTCTTGATGGTCTCCTCCTGTTTAAAACCATTATCAGACtgcaaacaaaaaatctaTGTGGCAAATCTTAGTGACACACTACATGACTACCAACACAACAGCTTATGGGAAAGTTGAGACAAATTCATGCTCTTTTACACATGCagttaaaacttaaaaacaggAACCGAGACaggaaaagaaacattttatCTCTTGCCTCATCAAggctatttttatttatctttccCCTTTATGGTCAGCTTTATGCAAAGGCAAGTAAAAGCTGCTTACAAATCCAAATCTTGGCATTAAAAACAGAGATTTTCCTGAGTATTTTCACAAAAGTTCCTTTTATTGACCTTGATGACACTAAGAAAAGTGGACATACCAAACATTACATTTCAAGAAGAGGATTATAATATTCTTCAATGACAGACTCACACAAAAAGATGAAACCACAAATACAGAAACAGCACTAAACCTCTTGTTGCTGTGAAGGCATGGGATTTTCCCCTTTCTCATCTGGACCTGTTATTTGTTCCTCAGATTTCTCACAATGGTCTTGATTATGAGAAGGAGTATCGTCAATTACTTTCTCCTTTACATcctcaataattttttctgACATTGTTCCCCTTCGTTACAAAAATTATAGTTGAAAATGAACGGTATATAActgcaaataataaaataagtcaAAAAGGTTGCTAAAAAATCACTACCCTGCAATCACggactaaaagaaaatacccCTCACATTAACAGTAATAACAAACCCCAAGTAAATTGCACTTTGACAGAGAGCACTACCGattaaaatggaaattttaACAAAAGCACCCCCAGATAAACATTCGGgtcaaaatcaattcaaatattacGGTTTCCAGTATCCGAATGATGTAATTGGTCCAGGTGCCGAACATTACAGAGAAGTGTGATAAAGTCACCGATATCAACCAAATACGGAACCGACGAGAAAACGACAAAGTGAAAGCTTTCTTTCATATCGTTATTGACCCAAAATAAAGTACCTCAAATTGGAATAAATCTTACGATTTATGATGCTCTGTCAATCGTACAGTTTCCTTTCCACAATCATCCATAGCAAATTCAATCACGtaattaatcaaatccaaaaaGAAAGTCCAGATTCAAAGAATTCCCAATTCACCCCACAATCCTTTCCTCTCAAGTCTAACAAAAACCAATCCAATTCATTAATGGAGCTAAATCTAAACCAATAAGAACTTCACCAGCAAGAAACAATGATCACATTTAACATAGAAATGAACTTCCACAGGCCTAACGAAACGAATGAACATTGCCAATACAAGAAAAATCAACGCTTCTGGGTCGTTAAATTGACGATTGTTGATCTATTTcaggatttaaaaaaatggggAAGAAGGTGTAGATGAGTTACTTACGTTACCGGAGAATCAGATCGCAATCGGAAATGATGAATATATTAGAAGCGGAGGATCCGAGGACGAATCAAAAGCAAATCGGGTGTAAACTGATTTGTTTTCTCTCCTCTGCCTAAAAATCCACACTCCGATTGAACAGTGCTTGTTTGCACCAACCAGAGAAAGCCTAGAAGTTACGCTAGTTGCATGAGATCAGAGCGCGTGGTTGGTGGCGATGTTTCTTGGGCCGAACCATCTGCCCCGCTCCTCCATTTTTACTATTGGCCTTTTTCTTAATCTTGGGCCCAAATTGTTTCTATCAGGAATTGAGGAACACTCCCAACTTTTTATCATTccatctaaatttaattaattatcatgtTCACCAATTTTacgaataataataattatataacgatagttaaaaaatatatatatatagctaaGTATATCCATGATAAACTCTGAGTTTATTAGTATACTTATAGATCgatatttgtagtttttttaaaatgttacgatttatttaattatttttgaatctaagttttatatttctaactattcctaaatttattttgataaccGTAAATaagtatttcaaaataaatgtattgCCAAGATTTTTATTGAAGCAAATCGGTATATCTGATAGCCTTAGTTaaaacaagatttttttttactaacaTGTCTAACCCTAAAAATTCGAACGTGTCAACTTTtcataagaataatttatatCATCTGAAAtcgaaaagaaaagtaagagAGGTTAGTGAGTTcggtaaaaaacaaaaaaaaggtgaGGCGTGAGTattgagataataaaaaaaataaagattttataAAGGGTTCATATTTTTGTACTTCCTTCATGAAAGGTTTATTTCTCTCCATTGTCTCTTTCCTTTTGTGCTAATTTTTCCGATAAGGACAACATTAGGTAATCTTACAATGCACAACtatgaagaaaaagttaaGACATAGAGTAACTtggattgaaaatgtttaataaGACAATCAAGATATATACACATTTAGCTAATGAGAGAGCAGGTAGAATAAtaacttcaaatataaaacaGCCAAAGCTACCATAACATCCAATGGCACAACAACACAAAATCTATGTCTTAGATCATattaaaatcacaaaaacaCATCACAAATTCACCTAATATCCACTTTTAGTTTGTCACTTAACCCTTTGGAAGtctctccttttctttgtTCAAACACATAAATTCTTGAACTAACATAATAAGAGCTTGAACTTAAACAGAGAAGTTGagaatttgatcaaattaaatgGGAAAGACAAAGACAGAGAGTGGAGAAACTCAAATTTTGGgttcaaaatttgagaacCCAATTGGAGAAGGGGCTCAGAGAGGGCTAGCCATAGTGGACTTAGTGGTGAGAGTAATGGCAACAATGGCTACTCTAAGTAGTGCAATAGTAATGGGTACAGCCAATCAAACTTTG encodes:
- the LOC101217483 gene encoding uncharacterized protein LOC101217483 isoform X2; this encodes MSEKIIEDVKEKVIDDTPSHNQDHCEKSEEQITGPDEKGENPMPSQQQEEETIKKKYGGIVPKKPPLISKDHERAFFDSADWALGKQGGAQKPKGPLEALRPKLQPTPHQQVRSRRSAYAPADDSEGTDGNIDPAAEDQQSTLESGCNDHVSEDKVCKE
- the LOC101217483 gene encoding uncharacterized protein LOC101217483 isoform X1 codes for the protein MSEKIIEDVKEKVIDDTPSHNQDHCEKSEEQITGPDEKGENPMPSQQQESDNGFKQEETIKKKYGGIVPKKPPLISKDHERAFFDSADWALGKQGGAQKPKGPLEALRPKLQPTPHQQVRSRRSAYAPADDSEGTDGNIDPAAEDQQSTLESGCNDHVSEDKVCKE